The proteins below come from a single Corylus avellana chromosome ca3, CavTom2PMs-1.0 genomic window:
- the LOC132175766 gene encoding NADH dehydrogenase [ubiquinone] 1 beta subcomplex subunit 8, mitochondrial, which translates to MAGRLSKVASTIMGGNGVVGRSVASSLRLRSGMGLPVGKHIVPDKPLHVNDELVWDNGTAFPEPCIDRIADTVGKYEALAWLCGGLGFFASLGLLAVWNDKASKTPFAPKVLPYDNLRVELGGEP; encoded by the exons ATGGCAGGGAGATTGAGCAAGGTAGCGTCTACAATCATGGGCGGAAACGGCGTCGTTGGCCGCTCCGTCGCCTCCTCTCTTCGCCTTCGGTCCGGCATGGGCCTCCCAGTCGGCAAACACATCGTCCCCGACAAACCT CTTCATGTCAACGACGAGCTGGTTTGGGACAACGGGACCGCATTTCCCGAGCCCTGTATAGATCGCATTGCGGATACAGTTGGAAAG TATGAAGCATTGGCTTGGCTGTGCGGGGGTTTGGGCTTTTTCGCGTCTTTGGGATTGTTGGCTGTGTGGAACGATAAAGCCTCTAAGACACCATTT GCACCAAAAGTGCTTCCATACGACAATCTACGAGTGGAGCTTGGTGGCGAACCATAG
- the LOC132175740 gene encoding L-lactate dehydrogenase B-like, which produces MLDLQHAAAFLPRTKIHASVDYAVTVGSDLCIVTAGARQIPDESRLNLLQRNVALFKGIIPPLARYSPDSILMIVSNPVDVLTYVAWKLSGFPSNRVIGSGTNLDSSRFRFLIADHLDANAQDVQAYIVGEHGDSSVALWSSISVGGVPILSFLEKQQIAYEKETLENIHKAVIDSAYEVISLKGYTSWAIGYSVASLARDLLRDQRKIHPVSVLARGFHGIDGGDVFLSLPAQLGRGGVLGVTNVHLTEEEAQRLRKSAQTILEVQNQLEI; this is translated from the exons ATGCTCGACCTCCAGCACGCCGCTGCCTTCCTCCCCCGCACCAAAATCCACGCCTCCGTCGACTATGCCGTCACCGTCGGATCCGATCTTTGCATCGTCACCGCCGGGGCCCGCCAGATTCCGGACGAGTCTAGGCTGAACCTGCTGCAGAGGAACGTGGCCCTTTTCAAGGGGATCATACCCCCTCTTGCGCGCTACTCCCCAGATTCCATTCTGATGATCGTTTCCAACCCCGTGGATGTGCTTACTTACGTGGCATGGAAGCTATCCGGGTTCCCCTCCAATCGGGTTATCGGGTCGGGTACCAATCTCGACTCGTCCAGGTTTCGGTTCCTCATTGCCGATCATCTCGATGCAAACGCTCAGGATGTCCAG GCTTACATAGTGGGGGAGCACGGTGACAGCTCGGTGGCGCTGTGGTCAAGCATCAGTGTAGGCGGCGTGCCAATACTGAGCTTCCTGGAGAAGCAACAAATCGCGTACGAAAAGGAAACCTTAGAGAACATTCACAAAGCAGTCATCGATAGTGCTTATGAAGTGATAAGCCTAAAGGGCTACACATCGTGGGCCATTGGGTACTCTGTGGCTAGCCTGGCTCGAGACCTGCTTCGAGACCAGCGGAAGATCCACCCGGTCTCGGTCCTTGCAAGGGGGTTCCATGGCATTGATGGTGGTGACGTGTTCTTGAGCTTGCCGGCCCAGCTCGGTCGGGGTGGGGTTTTGGGTGTCACCAATGTGCATCTGACGGAAGAGGAGGCGCAACGGCTGAGGAAATCGGCTCAGACCATCCTGGAGGTGCAGAACCAGTTGGAAATATGA
- the LOC132175274 gene encoding L-lactate dehydrogenase A, with protein sequence MHKTFSTSSLGPGGLDLTEAFFKPIHSAAPPSPTKRHTKISVIGAGNVGMAIAQTILTQDLADELVLIDAKPDKLRGEMLDLQHAAAFLPRTKIHASVDYAVTVGSDLCIVTAGARQIPDESRLNLLQRNVALFKGIIPPLARYSPDSILMIVSNPVDVLTYVAWKLSGFPSNRVIGSGTNLDSSRFRFLIADHLDANAQDVQAYIVGEHGDSSVALWSSISVGGVPILSFLEKQQIAYEKETLENIHKAVIDSAYEVISLKGYTSWAIGYSVASLARDLLRDQRKIHPVSVLARGFHGIDGGDVFLSLPAQLGRGGVLGVTNVHLTEEEAQRLRKSAQTILEVQNQLEI encoded by the exons ATGCACAAGACTTTTTCAACGTCGTCGCTTGGCCCAGGAGGCCTCGATCTAACCGAGGCCTTCTTCAAGCCCATCCACAGCGCCGCCCCTCCGTCGCCGACCAAGCGCCACACCAAGATCTCCGTCATCGGGGCCGGCAATGTGGGCATGGCCATTGCCCAAACCATCCTCACCCAAGACCTCGCCGACGAGCTCGTCCTCATCGACGCCAAGCCCGACAAGCTCCGCGGCGAGATGCTCGACCTCCAGCACGCCGCTGCCTTCCTCCCCCGCACCAAAATCCACGCCTCCGTCGACTACGCCGTCACCGTCGGATCCGATCTTTGCATCGTCACCGCCGGGGCCCGCCAGATTCCGGACGAGTCTAGGCTGAACCTGCTGCAGAGGAACGTGGCTCTTTTCAAGGGGATCATACCCCCTCTTGCGCGCTACTCCCCAGATTCCATTCTAATGATCGTTTCCAACCCCGTGGATGTGCTTACTTACGTGGCATGGAAGCTATCCGGGTTCCCCTCCAATCGGGTTATCGGGTCGGGTACCAATCTCGACTCGTCCAGGTTTCGGTTCCTCATTGCCGATCATCTCGATGCAAACGCTCAGGATGTCCAG GCTTACATAGTGGGGGAGCATGGTGACAGCTCGGTGGCGCTGTGGTCAAGCATCAGTGTAGGCGGCGTGCCAATACTGAGCTTCCTGGAGAAGCAACAAATCGCGTACGAAAAGGAAACCTTAGAGAACATTCACAAAGCAGTCATCGATAGTGCTTATGAAGTGATAAGCCTCAAGGGCTACACATCGTGGGCCATTGGGTACTCTGTGGCTAGCCTGGCTCGAGACCTGCTTCGAGACCAGCGGAAGATCCACCCGGTCTCGGTCCTTGCAAGGGGGTTCCATGGCATTGATGGTGGTGACGTGTTCTTGAGCTTGCCGGCCCAGCTCGGTCGGGGTGGGGTTTTGGGTGTCACCAATGTGCATCTGACGGAAGAGGAGGCGCAACGGCTGAGGAAATCGGCTCAGACCATCCTGGAGGTGCAGAACCAGTTGGAAATATGA
- the LOC132175812 gene encoding NADH dehydrogenase [ubiquinone] 1 beta subcomplex subunit 8, mitochondrial: MAGRLSKVASTIMGGNGVVGRSVASSLRLRSGMGLPVGKHIVPDKPLHVNDELVWDNGTAFPEPCIDRIADTVGKYEALAWLCGGLGFFASLGLLAVWNDKASKTPFAPKVLPYDNLRVELGGEP, from the exons ATGGCAGGGAGATTGAGCAAGGTAGCATCTACAATCATGGGCGGAAACGGCGTCGTTGGTCGCTCCGTCGCCTCCTCTCTTCGCCTTCGGTCCGGCATGGGCCTCCCAGTCGGCAAACACATCGTCCCCGACAAACCT CTTCATGTCAACGACGAGCTGGTTTGGGACAACGGGACCGCATTTCCCGAGCCCTGTATAGATCGCATTGCGGATACAGTTGGAAAG TATGAAGCATTGGCTTGGCTGTGCGGGGGTTTGGGCTTTTTCGCTTCTCTGGGATTGTTGGCTGTGTGGAACGATAAAGCCTCTAAGACACCATTT GCACCAAAAGTGCTTCCATACGACAATCTACGAGTGGAGCTTGGTGGCGAACCATAG